Within Wyeomyia smithii strain HCP4-BCI-WySm-NY-G18 chromosome 2, ASM2978416v1, whole genome shotgun sequence, the genomic segment TCACGcaaaaaatattcgaaatcACCGACACTAAAAAATTTCAGTTATATCTCCGTTCCTCTTTCGAAAAGAGTGTCTGAAGatcgtaatgacgtaacataaaaGCATACAACAACTAAAATCAGTGCGAAAATATGGAAAATcaccaacactgcaagtgtatttattgttttcgccatcactgtATAACTTATAATTATTACAAAAATGTGCAATTCTGGTTGAGCAATTCATAGTTTTTATAGTtaccatattcatgagatgaACTGTTAATCGCCATCAGCAGCATCGAAGTTTTTCTTTGATTGCACAAGGATAGAAATCGTCTGCAAACATagaccagcggcgctctgctctaCCTGTgctgtacggtactgttgcctttaccagcatgttttcgttcaagacatcagtttttattacgttcaAACAGTAGGTTAACacattgttcaagaatgggggttGTTTCAAGCTTCTCGAAAAATCTTTTCCTTCGAGACAttaaattagtctaagttcttGGAAGTAAACATTAATGGAggtgttgggacggggagattattttcttttaataATTGTATCGAGAAAGTCACAGTAATTAGTTCATGTCGTCTGTGTTAGGCATGCTTGCGTAAATTAgtccttgaaactttttaacaatttttaccAACGAAATAATGTTAACAACTCGTGTATTTCcaaattgtccaacatttcatccatccaacaacatattggttattgttattcatcatgtggttatgctgttattatcgtttgaaaactGAGAGAACATTTGCCATATTAAATCCGTCAACATATACAATGAaatccaatatttttttctagattaaaataacactttttttcctttttttcataCAGAACATTCTAAATATATCTCATTTGTAAGAAAAACTCGAAATTAGTAAAGAACAAACAAATATTAACACCTATCCCGCCCACGGCACTGACAGCAAGAAAACGACGCAAAAACACGTGccgtttagaaaaaaaaaatctttatacgCATAATGATCAGATCAGTAACATGTTCTTAATCATCCCGTATACACTAACAGTTTGTCAATTGGAGTAACAGAAGGCATCACTCCGAAACCGGAGTGTAGCATCTAGGCTTTGCTTTGGCATGAGAGCGTTTTGCTAGCTCGAGTCTCCCtactagtcctgtgcgccgccacgccgcgccgccgccgccgacacttttacgcacgctgccgccgccgatgattttgAGTCGGCGCGCCGCCAAGGAAATTTTTATCGCGCCGATAGTCATTTCTTTGCTGATTGttaaattgtttgtttacttgattcCTAACCattcttatttctttttttgacaTCCTGTCAACCcggatgaacatatttttatttatttatgttgaaTTAAAAACCGAACATGAGAGTGTACACATCACACGCATTATTTTagaagtggtaattagtgtcacgccggtatacgccgccgccgccgagaaataccaacggcgtcacgccgaTCGCCaccgaggtaaaatgttttctacgccgccgccgccgatgatatggtcggcgcacaggtctactCCCTACCGCTTTCGATACccaaaaatataaacaaacaaaaataacacaaaCCTGTTTCTCTCCTTTCGGTGGTGGCTTGATTAGCAAAACAAAACTGATACAAAGATGAATCGCGATGTGCAGCGCTCTCTTCTGTTCGCGTGCCGCGTTTGCTCTTTCTCTTTACGTTCCTTGCAATGCTATGCTAGTGCAGCGCTGTGCGATTATTGTTGCTATTACCGAATGTACGAATTATTCGCTCTCCCTTTCTTGGGAACATAGAAGCAAAAACATCCAGTCTCCTCCACCGCCGTTTCTGGTCTTCTTCTGATCGACAATCTTATATCTTCCCGTTTATCTTGAGTTTTATTCACTTGATTGGAACTGTTTTGAGCACGGCAAAATTAATTCATTTATTTAACTCTTTTTAAAAGCAACTTTAGTTTGAAAGTCTCACATGTAAACCATTCACAATTTGACTCGAATAGCACTGAAAATCTACACTATTGCTTAGCCGAGCACAGACCATCTACACACTTCTGAGTCTTGGCACGAACTGTCGATCGAGCATAAGTGAGAGCAAAATTTACCACATTGTGAAGCGAACTGTGAAGTTTTCAAGTAAAAAGCACTAACACTGGCCTGATTTGACAGCTGCACAACCGCTGGGCATTgtagaaaatatagaaaaatggcTGCCTTTCTGTCACATgatggaaaaaatattgaaatacgTTCAATCGCGTTCATCAAAAACCAACTACTATCGTATTTCAATGACCTTAAACAGTAGCAATTCAGTAAATTATAAATGTCATTTACTTTGCAATGTACAAGGTTAGTATCGAGACTAGTGTaatcgcacagaatttgctttAGGGAGGTCTTAAGAAGCGAAAGCCCTACAGTAGCTGAAAACTACGATTAACATTCGGTGAGGATTACCAGGACCGATATATTATCCATAAAATGTTATAGATAGCAAAAAACGCAACGTGTATGACCTGCAAATTAACATTTATTTTGGCAATAATCTTTTCAGAATAAATGACCGACACCATGCATAGTTAATGCAAGGCTTACTTTTCAAAAAGGATTTAAAGTGTTCACGTAAAATTGAAGTTATTTAATGtttaaaaaatctgtttttattttttctcgaacTTAGTGACTTCAGTTTATCAATGCTGTGATTCTATACTTAACATTTAgattatatacatatattgtGTATCATTTTATCTCATGAGATTGTGATTACAATACAAACAGCATTGTATTTATCGTTTTATATTGAATTAAGTGGTTTAGAGTAAGTAAAAATTGATCGACAAATAAAAATGCGCCATCTCTAAATTCACCAACTGCCATCTTTAGTTAAAAGTAGTTGATAAATGCGGGTTGCGGGAGCGCCAGATTCAATTTCATTATGGGTAGTTTCTCATTTCCAAAATTGATTCTGTCACACCTACGACTTACGGATAAATGAAAGTACGCCGTTTaaacttaattttttcaaatattgaataaatttttcaataatccttATATCTAACGAAAACAAACATTTCGCATCATAAAAAATACTTTTGTACCTATATTCAGTTAGGTAACAAACGCTGTCTGTTTGTATTTATTGTTAGATTTTGCAATAATCGACACGCGTTCCTTAATTCAACACAACTGGCCAGCTACAGAATATTCATCCTTAGCATCGATTGGCCTACagctttagaaaaaccataaaaaataaaattttgcaaaTTATAGAACTAAAGGTAATAGCAAGCAAATTTAACAGTTAACTGTGAGATAAAATTGACCACTGAATATGCTAAAGTAGGCTCGTGAATTAAGGAAGCCACAACAATTGTGGCGCAGCGATTAACGTCTGAAGCAACCGTAGCAAAAACCGAACCCTGATAAGACTTCCCTCGTTTATTCGTCCTCCTCTGCTGGTTTCTTatcctttttcttttttttcttttcctttttggaATCGAGAGCCTTAAAACAGAATATTTATATAACTGTTGTATATGAAAGCATACTATGCTTATTTACCTCTTCTGTAATAGTTTCCGTTTCCAGAGCTTCAGACGAGGCAGTCGCTTCAATTCCTTCTTCATCTTTcctgtgcttttttttctttttcttctttttctctgCGGCTTCTGTGTCTATAGCAGTTGTTTCCATTGAGTTATCGGCAGCACTACCAACACTTAGCTTACGCTAAAACATAATGTTTTTGAATCACGTTCTTAATCGCAAGTATAATATAAAGCCAAATTACCTTTCCCCCAGCCAGTTCAGAATCATCTTCTCCATTTGACTGCACCGGAGCGGTTGGTTTTGAAAAATCCGTATATCCGGTCAACCATTCTCTGGGTGTTTTATCGTTAGGTTTTCCATATTTGTCCAACTTTCCACTAGCAattagttgttttttcatagaaGCCTTTGGACCAAGGCCCCACTTGCGCGGGTAGGTGTCACGTTCCATGATAACTCGCTTGATCTTAGCGCATACACCATGATCGCAGCTGGCCATCGTTGCAGTAGTCATCAGCGCAATGCCCAGGGCAATAGCTTCACCCTTTGTAGTTACAATCACTATTTCCTGATCCATCTCGATACCATCTTCGTAACGCAATACACCAGGAATCATTATTTTGGCCCCATAGCAAACAGCATTCACCGAGCTATCTTTCATAATGATACGTTTATGCCCAACTAGTAACCCCTCAAGCGGTTTTATAACTCTTCGAAGCATTGATTCGTCTTTATGATTTTCATAGAGGTATTGAGCATCCAGGACGTCATGCATAGTGACCATGCCGTCCTTTTCCGATTGGATTCCGGAACGAACACGACGGAGTTCCAACATTTGACCTCCAACTCCGGTCACAAGACCCAAGTGAACACACATTGTTCGAATGTAGGAACCAGCTTCACAGCTCACCCAAAATACACCCATGTTGCGTTGTTCGTCATAATCCAGAAGTTTGGAATCGTAGACGGTACGAACACGAAGCTGTCGTTTTACTGCAGAAATTAACGGAGGTCGTTGAAATAGCGCGCCTCGAAGTTTTTCCAATCCTTGATGAACTTTGGCGATATTCGCAACTGCTGAATGTAACTTGAAAACGGCCACGTATTCCTTACCAGCACTTTGTTGACTTTTGACTAATCTGGTTGCCCGATCGATGCAGACTATTAGACAACCAGTCACTTTTGGATCCAATGTCCCGGAGTGACCAGTTTTTTCGACTTTCAAGATTTTCTTTATCCAAGCTACAACTTCATGAGAACTCGGATTGGATGGTTTATCAAGATTGATAAATCCAGATGTTACGTAGTCTTTGATTTTACGGTTCAGAGGAGAGGATCCAAAAGGCAAAGGAGTGTAATGATTGGTTCGAACATTCAAGCGATCAAAATGTTTTAACAACAGTGGCCACTTCGACGTGTCTAGTCTGGCTATGGCATTTGAAGCTTTAATTTGAAATTCCGCTGTTTTTTGAATTTCTCCTAGGTTATCAACTTCAATACCTTCTTCTTGTttgattttctttctttttttgtcttttttgataCCAGGAGATCCCATTTCTAAAATGAAAAAGGCCTTGTTATAACACATCCGCCCTTCAGTGTTTCTATAATGAATAACACCAGCGTACTCACCAAAGTCGGACATAATGAGAGAATATAATGCAGATGTTTCTGTTCTTCAACGGAggtgaaataaatgaaaatatctTCCGAATATTTTAGTAACAACTAATACGCCATTGATATGCGTACTTATACCCGGTCTAAATATTATGCAGCAACACGCGTGCGAGAATATGTACTATCTTTTGAGGTTAAGAAATACTCATTTGACTTTTGTATCTTTATTACAGGGGTGTGTATAATCGTCCTTGCACAGAAAAATGATACTacccaaatatgcgtatttttgacgcaaatcagCCCTAGGTAAAAGTGATTTACACACAAGAAAATTTTACTAAGCGAACACGTGaaaacaacgtaaatttacTTAAACCTGAATGTTTCCACTAGTTTAGGTAAACAATACGTATAAAATTAGGTGAAAACAACGCAATAGCTTAATAAAatgcgaataaaaaaaaatacctaaatTTGTATGGAGTTTTGTTATTGATATTAATGATTCAAGGTATTCAATTTTACCTAAATGATGACTTCTGTCCAGGTACTCAAAAGTAGGTAAATCAATTTTACCTAAAAGTACCTTCCCGCACATAAGGGctgatttgcgtcaaaaatacgcatattttgGTAGTTTCATTTTTCAGTGTACCTATTTTgagtacagtcgtcgttcgataactgcaacacttgacatatgccaaaatttagaggggggtccgtcaccaccatttttgttttcaatgatgtcgatatgtatttttttaatggaatagtggcaaaaatagcagaaaactaaaagaGACAAGCTATTCGATTAAtgaatttgatattcatatttccgcattATAATTACTTGCGTTtaagtaactactttacataaccaatatgtaggagaagataaagttcatcattacaatagaccattttacgagacgttctgaactcaattcatgaatgaaattttgacaggaaGCTCAGAaccaagtaaaagcaacatcaatgtcagcaggatccgtgacacctgtcagttcgtaaaatggtctatataacgctaggtcacaaagtattgtttgtgatctactatgcctAGCCTCGCTGAGTAATGAacgctagccaaacaatgcacaagggatattttttctcttataatactTACTGAAAGTGAgtcacataacatggtgattttgcttcattgattaatcCAGCTTGCCACGAGCGGTAAttgcggacagtgcacgcagcccattttgacgtttcctGTAGGTCAGAGAATTTTCAAGTgcagtaacggagtagaaaatataacaatgtcgtaacgtagcatagcaacttcaacaaacaatgggcgttttgttatttaaagATCGTCGTGCGCATGCGCGAATCAGAATAAACAGAACTGTTTATtcaagttgctatgctacgtttcaaaatttttatgtttttcgctccgttactgcgattgaaaattctctGACCTACaggaaacgtcaaaatgggctgcgtgcactgttcgccattaccgctcgttgAAAACTGGATAGTGAAtgatctcccatctagaatgatctcccatctagaatgaagagacaacaagtaaacgaaatcgaaaaaaaatcgaaagaaatgaaagagtccttttgaaaaatttctagagattcaacaattttcattttcgaatgcatttagaatccccccgcgagatctgccactcaatgtcaaatatgactttgacatcagatttgacggattgcggtccgataactgcaaagttgctGCAGTTTTCGGTCTtacagttaaaaagcgttgcagttaaaagtcttgcagttatcgaacggcgactgtacctGGACCGAAGTCATCATTTAGGTAAAAtttgatattaaaaaaaaatcacttaaaATTTCATCGCAGGCTTTTTAGATTAAATGGACATTGCGTGGCAAATCATAACAGATTGGAAACGGGTCGGAAAATCCTACTCAGTTTATTTGCAAAATGTGATCGTCACAACTGCATTTTATCTGGATACCGGTTTCATTTCAAGGTGGGTAAGATTTTAcccgatttctgaaaaaaatcttttgtcatcacacacattttgacaatttgaaaaaatatttgctttttcttatactaatcgataACCGACCTTTCAGTAGGCACTACGTATTTTTCCTAAATCTCTACGATTTTTCTTCGatttataaattgaaaaatattttttttttaaattttcactcactGGCGAGTAGTGAACAAAGTGACACTTCTGCTGCAagaaaatataaccctggtagagcacaaaatgacatttctgtggaaatataaccctggttcGCATGCTATGACAGAGATGCCAAATGCGAAGACTTAAGTCATTATTTTGTCTgttttatcgagccccaaagaaaatcccataaggaactgtcaaaaagttatttacaaaatcaatgcagcatttttcgagtaggaatgAGACAAAtacagggctgcgcaggtacactgccttcaaaaacaactcaaacagtgattttattcagagtgtaataccattcgagtagttcattttataccaactttttggaagatttcttcctgagttttacgtatgtcttatgtatgtggttataCCAAATTCACAAAGTATGCTTGAGACCGTGAGGTAAGGTATCGTTTATATGACAATTAATAGATTACCGTGATTcgagagtatcgatactcagtatCACCCATTCTATCATATGacacttgattttttttctaatattatatcgagagaatgaaaaattttcattaaatttaatTATCAGTTGATagtgaaatttattaaaaaaaatcattatttcgatatttgatatcattctactaataagttcaaaacgatattttcaaaatttgacataattttcaactaaagtTAAAGCGGTGATTtttaatcgcagtaacggagtgaaaaacataaaaattttgcaacgtagcataccaactttaataaacagttttgtttattttgatccgcgcatgcgcacgacgaaatttaaataacaaaattgtttgtttgtttaaggTGCTATGTTACGTTAcgacgttgttatattttctactgCGTTAGTGCGATTGAAaaattccctgacctacaggaaacgtcaaaatgggcggcgtgcactgtccgccattaccctTCGTGGGAAGCTGGATACacagaagaaaatattactaCAACCGAGGGGCAATACAGCTTTTGCCTGAGTTAGTCTTATGCTAGTGAGTAACTCTAAATTGCTCAATACTACTTTACTCCGAAATtttcagatgattcacatcttttATTACCTtgagaagaagaaaaatatatgaACGGTGAGACTGAGTAACATTCATGTTTATATTCGCGGTGGGGAAAAAGTTCAGggatggatattcagagacacgggagttactcagatttgctgttcattttccagtttttctcagaaaaactcgaaaaaactcaaatttattCACTGTGTTtgggcccaaacacaatggatacgttgcaactgcgtttgcggcaattttaCAGTTAGtccatacattttctgccaaattcacgtcaacgcaacgcagctttctacgccagatctcaccaaaACAAGCTTGGTCgtgtatccttataaaatcgatttattttcaaccaaaaaatcagctgatattcaatttcgaaaaatatttcacttatgaattctagttcattagtgttacctgttttaacaaactttgttttagtggaaaacccggaaaaacagatgaaataaaattaaaaattggcttacaacttgaataaaagttcggggcaggaggaaactttttgttaccaccagcgtgttaattgttttcaacaaaagtaaacttgtattagtgaaatcgaccactaatactagctcagataggaaggtctattgtgcttcccgcataatcaataaccataaaacgtgcctaacaactagttcagGATATAGTCCGGGCTGTATGGGgcatcgttaaaccatatggattatcatccgtttatggttattgattctGCGGGTTGGGTCTTTACTCCTCGACTACAACTTGATAAATCAAGTCAAGTGGAAACACACTTAAAATAGACTCAAAATGTATTCACCGTGTAGGACCTTAGCGTGTACCGACTGTCCGATCCCTCACTATTTGTGCCATGTCATTCTGCCAAGTGTCAAATATGTCgacaaaaaagatttttttgcttAAAAACTTCAAACTTTTGTGTGACGATTCTTCCCAGTGAAAGTTCGAACATCGAagtcagaagaaaaaaaactgaaggCTGGAAAATTGAAACTCATTACACACATTCTCTGTTTAGTTtccattccaaaattattaatGAACTGTAAGTGCTTATTATGAATAAAATTCGCGACGTTTTCTGATTGCTTTCAAGTGTATTTTGATTGTGCGCTAATATTAAAAACAGCGGTAACTACGGGAGGGAGGAGCTGATTTTTTCTGATAACTTCATGAGATTTTTTTGTAAGTAGGAGTGATATCCTGCGTAAATCCACTGTTTATCTGTGGTTGCATGTATTGTTTGTTGCTAACTCAGTTTTATCAATTATGGTATTTTCATGATTCATGGTTAGGCTGGTGATAGTTCTTATGAAGAGGCGTTAATTGACTGTTTTCTGCAAGCCACTGTGAAAAAATGCAAACGGTTAATCTAATAACAGAAGCATCGTGATGACGTTTTAGAATTTGAGTATATAAATGCACTGCAAAGAAACTGAGGCATCAAACATGTTCGatactatttaaaaatttgcTAGTTGGGATACTTGTTTTATACGTGATAACTCAGAAATTAAACAACTTCAACTTTATATATTGCGTCATGTTCAATGTATACATCAATTGAATAAAGCATTTGAAAGAGGGTATAAATTGTGATTTGCCAAGTTTCCGGAAAACGTCTTATTGCACGTAACTGAATGAATATTATATAAATAACACAAACTATTGTCTTAGAAATTTAAGGTATAATCTATTCACTTGGTGTCGACATCTCAGTTACACAAGCTGCTAGCTCATAACAAGGATTACAATGAGTcgtaaaaatgaaactgaacGCCAGAAGCAAATCCAGGAAAAATGTCAATTGTTGTTGACCAAAATGCTTCGGGATGATGACAACAAGTATTGCGTTGATTGCGATGCCAAGGGACCACGATGGGCTTCGTGGAATTTGGGTGTATTTTTGTGCATACGCTGCGCCGGTATTCATCGCAATCTTGGCGTGCATATTTCCCGTGTCAAGTCTGTCAACTTAGATAGCTGGACTCCGGAACAAGTGGTAAATTGTGATAAACTTAAAATTTACTTTCAGTTAATATTGTATAACTTCCATAAACAGGTTTCGTTAGAACAGATGGGCAATTCGCGGGCTAGAGCTGTTTATGAAGCACTACTACCCGATGGCTTTCGTCGCCCTCAGACTGATTCCGCATTGGAGAGTTTTATTCGTGCCAAATATgagcataaaaaatatttagctAGAGAATGGGTACCACCCCCTCCTCCGAAAGTCGACTGGGATAAAGAAATAGATGAGGAACTCGAGCGCCAAAAACGTAAGAAGAAAACAGCGTCAAGTGGAGGGCAGATTTCGATCACTTCACCTGCTTCAACAATAGGTTCCAGTCACGGGGATAAGAAAACTTGTTCGAGCTCAGCGCCTGTTGCAGGTCCCCTTTTAAAGTTAAAGGCACCAGCCAGCAGTACAAAAGCATCCAGCAGAAATTCTACGGAAAATGCGAATTCAGCATTGACCTCTGTAACTGGTAATAATCAGGGAACACCCGATTTGTTGGGTCTTTCTCTGGGAGCGACAGACACCGGTTCAAAAAAGATAAATGGAGATAGAAGCGACTCGCTAGACATATTGTCCAGTGCATCCAATCGGCCAACCGAGAAAACTACCTCCGGCGTTGAAGATTTATCCAATCTCGCTAAGGAAGAGGCTGATTTTTTCAATCAAGCACCCAACAAAACTGGTGAATTGCACGGTAAACTTACGAAAGACAACATTTTGGCATTGTACAAATCAGTCCCACCA encodes:
- the LOC129725204 gene encoding H/ACA ribonucleoprotein complex subunit 4 gives rise to the protein MSDFEMGSPGIKKDKKRKKIKQEEGIEVDNLGEIQKTAEFQIKASNAIARLDTSKWPLLLKHFDRLNVRTNHYTPLPFGSSPLNRKIKDYVTSGFINLDKPSNPSSHEVVAWIKKILKVEKTGHSGTLDPKVTGCLIVCIDRATRLVKSQQSAGKEYVAVFKLHSAVANIAKVHQGLEKLRGALFQRPPLISAVKRQLRVRTVYDSKLLDYDEQRNMGVFWVSCEAGSYIRTMCVHLGLVTGVGGQMLELRRVRSGIQSEKDGMVTMHDVLDAQYLYENHKDESMLRRVIKPLEGLLVGHKRIIMKDSSVNAVCYGAKIMIPGVLRYEDGIEMDQEIVIVTTKGEAIALGIALMTTATMASCDHGVCAKIKRVIMERDTYPRKWGLGPKASMKKQLIASGKLDKYGKPNDKTPREWLTGYTDFSKPTAPVQSNGEDDSELAGGKRKLSVGSAADNSMETTAIDTEAAEKKKKKKKKHRKDEEGIEATASSEALETETITEEALDSKKEKKKKKKDKKPAEEDE
- the LOC129725207 gene encoding stromal membrane-associated protein 1, translating into MSRKNETERQKQIQEKCQLLLTKMLRDDDNKYCVDCDAKGPRWASWNLGVFLCIRCAGIHRNLGVHISRVKSVNLDSWTPEQVVSLEQMGNSRARAVYEALLPDGFRRPQTDSALESFIRAKYEHKKYLAREWVPPPPPKVDWDKEIDEELERQKRKKKTASSGGQISITSPASTIGSSHGDKKTCSSSAPVAGPLLKLKAPASSTKASSRNSTENANSALTSVTGNNQGTPDLLGLSLGATDTGSKKINGDRSDSLDILSSASNRPTEKTTSGVEDLSNLAKEEADFFNQAPNKTGELHGKLTKDNILALYKSVPPTMVNNNFNSNLGGFGSFNSYQPNTFPVTTASIPANPYQINNSHSSVNAAGGFGAFQAFPSNGQFMAPAAVVPTAVPGNPAVYSNGPFPATSTIQSKPAFGAMQFPNSVLQQQQQPQQLGSFAGSGMTTASFASFPAQQVQSQSEKLSNQFGNMNVRDVWQ